In Mercenaria mercenaria strain notata chromosome 14, MADL_Memer_1, whole genome shotgun sequence, the following are encoded in one genomic region:
- the LOC123527819 gene encoding BLOC-2 complex member HPS3-like isoform X1, which yields MVKVLRCFNFRSSALLKQTENEPACLASGRNFVFIGTHGTELEVFRSQKGAEWVKYCSFQTGAHVSQIEYNETGDFIATVEKKTNRQSEVVSVKVYLNWHIAATDDQFRTRVRVAGLGYRSTNVQTGKRLEVVDVPCEKGAEFMTSCQQTGNLGIVFSRHIKLYHLVEKTIPNSQTTFLDVILFLELQFQHSISHISLCEDFVACSSSQFVQVFQVNISNEDDDLKSLTKLTDPAKGAVSPNRTSRRISSALSSLNIQDKLSSPSANVSHVRSKVTSRELPRFSAVGERGSSTPSPALTINPKVSSCAIEDDTDFIHWTFSTGNSMTTETSQNQSETGTENTTIELKGLKNLGKELKPEPSLPEIKDLRGGNHLTTGKATLTQLMFQYLDKSDVSWIHLQLIPTYLIGKDDTLILSGSGVPLRSSRRSSLAGMSCLMSGSRAGFMFSLLPQPSLLSIYKYSSDAIQVQTNGKMLFVLVQNGLEVYTTRCLIAAVHNTEHFDYVRNACPQSDTDICMCGVQQFLGPREITLTNKHVVLFNKMDNAWNINLMEEPSTPELYQDLLRFGERYQQNAPHTYHHLLLECHMTLKSSLVGQTLSQSEVSVINDLLHESSALLGEYYASPDCMTWQLCLPYYNMSGLSLIDVVRQAVQLRQHNKQVSHYGEGLVQFLRYTLFLDEDPLDIKQGDGDLVLEVCHDCMVEKLADIILFSRLKTFSPKKALKLLKGSSKARSTIDSKSRTKERLAFVSLNLRLCEPDIAVSSLSSIDKSDLIETCIDNPQILHTSMTEFSPLSQLLRCNSPKTLISILVMLHDKGTMSMDLAIRLLQGRSGVLEIHKNTHIREYLEALVNDECRKFSFDEAVPLLCEIYLQRLKEWEPPSIRQLTPSMKFRLPSGSGHFGRRHSWLDNIPPFSGAKSITSTCKYVVPASSRRAGVQPQLLQCHKIKETCSCFLCNEDLLKLQALLCYSEASSIICDKVMASIENQQKAFYFDSLAILCLMRTNYEQSLTLVVDKHTNIAADFGASVIKDNAKQWEYLLKSLLSGIGQNNDVKKCPDRNVSVGVIKDVLREMAHQLKPEVFISVLPGNGNFFFFLPFIQHCLDTHKSNILKDKILSLGENLTQSVNSL from the exons ATGGTCAAGGTTTTGCGATGTTTCAACTTTAGGTCGTCTGCATTATTGAAACAGACAGAGAATGAGCCTGCATGTCTTGCATCAGGGCGGAACTTTGTGTTTATAGGGACGCACGGTACCGAGCTCGAAGTTTTCCGAAGTCAGAAAGGGGCAGAATGGGTGAAATATTGTTCTTTCCAAACAGGTGCCCATGTATCTCAAATAGAGTACAATGAAACAG GTGATTTTATAGCTACAGTAGAAAAGAAGACAAACAGACAGTCAGAGGTGGTGTCAGTGAAAGTCTATCTTAATTGGCATATTGCGGCTACAGATGACCAATTCCGCACTAGAGTCAGGGTTGCAGGTCTTGGTTACAGGAGCACAAATGTACAGACTGGAAAAAGACTTGAG GTTGTGGATGTTCCATGTGAAAAAGGGGCAGAGTTTATGACATCATGCCAGCAGACAGGAAACCTTGGTATTGTGTTTTCCAgacacataaaactttaccaTCTTGTGGAGAAGACTATACCAAACTCACAGACAACCTTCCTTGATGTTATATTGTTTCTGGAGTTACAATTCCAGCACAGTATCAGTCATATAAGTCTTTGTGAAGATTTTGTGGCATGCAGCTCTTCTCAATTTGTTCAG GTCTTTCaagtgaatatttcaaatgagGATGATGATTTGAAGTCATTGACAAAACTGACTGACCCGGCTAAGGGTGCTGTCAGTCCCAACAGAACTAGTCGAAGAATTTCCAGTGCTTTATCTAGTCTGAATATTCAGGATAAGTTAAG TTCTCCTTCTGCCAATGTGAGCCATGTTAGGTCAAAGGTTACATCAAGAGAGTTACCTAGATTCTCTGCAGTGGGTGAAAGAGGTTCTTCTACACCAAGTCCTGCCTTAACCATTAATCCAAAG GTTTCAAGTTGTGCAATAGAAGATGATACAGACTTTATACATTGGACATTTTCCACTGGCAATTCCATGACAACAGAAACCAGTCAAAACCAGTCAGAGACTGGTACAGAGAATACAACAATAGAACTCAAAGGACTGAAAAATTTAGGAAAAGAATTGAAACCAGAACCTAGTCTACCTGAAATAAAAGACCTCAGAG GGGGAAATCATTTGACAACAGGGAAGGCAACTCTTACACAGCTGATGTTTCAGTATCTTGATAAGAGTGATGTGTCCTGGATTCACCTACAGCTTATTCCAACATACTTGATTG GTAAAGATGATACATTGATACTGTCAGGAAGTGGTGTCCCACTTCGCTCCTCGAGAAGATCGAGTCTGGCTGGGATGTCGTGTTTGATGAGTGGAAGCAGAGCTGGCTTTATGTTCTCTCTGCTACCTCAACCATCCTTACTGTCCATATACAAATACTCTTCTGATGCCATTCAG GTTCAGACTAATGGCAAGATGCTGTTTGTTCTTGTACAAAATGGTTTAGAAGTTTACACTACAAGGTGTCTCATAGCAGCTGTACACAACACAGAACATTTTGATTATGTCAGAAAT gCATGTCCTCAATCAGATACAGATATCTGTATGTGTGGTGTACAGCAGTTTTTGGGACCAAGGGAGATCACTCTTACAAACAAACATGTAGTACTCTTCAATAAAAT GGATAACGCGTGGAATATCAACTTGATGGAAGAGCCAAGTACTCCAGAGCTTTATCAAGATTTG CTGAGATTTGGTGAAAGATATCAACAAAATGCTCCCCATACATACCATCATCTGTTGTTAGAATGTCACATGACCCTGAAGTCAAGTTTGGTTGGTCAGACACTCAGCCAATCAGAAGTGTCAGTCATCAATGACCTGCTGCATGAGTCATCTGCTTTACTCGGAGAGTATTATGCATC aCCAGATTGTATGACCTGGCAGCTGTGTCTTCCTTACTATAACATGTCAGGTTTGAGCCTGATAGATGTTGTGAGACAGGCTGTTCAGCTTAGGCAGCATAACAAACAG GTATCACATTATGGAGAAGGACTGGTCCAGTTCCTCAGATACACACTCTTTCTGGATGAAGATCCTCTCGATATAAAACAG GGAGATGGTGATTTAGTGCTGGAAGTGTGTCATGATTGCATGGTAGAGAAACTGGCAGACATTATCTTATTCTCAAGACTGAAAACATTCTCACCAAAGAAGGCACTGAAATTACTGAAGGGCAGTAGTAAAGCCAGGTCTACAATCGATTCTAAATCAAG GACTAAGGAGAGGCTTGCatttgtttcattaaatttgCGATTGTGTGAGCCcgatattgccgtgtcatctttATCCAGCATTGATAAG AGTGATCTCATAGAGACATGCATAGACAACCCTCAGATTTTACATACATCCATGACAGAGTTTTCTCCCCTTTCTCAG TTACTGAGATGTAATTCTCCGAAGACTCTCATCAGTATTCTGGTGATGTTACATGACAAAGGTACCATGTCGATGGATCTAGCTATTAGATTGCTTCAg GGCAGATCAGGAGTTCTTGAGATTCATAAAAATACTCATATAAGAGAATATCTGGAGGCACTTGTTAATG ATGAGTGTAGAAAGTTCAGTTTTGATGAGGCTGTA CCATTACTGTGTGAGATATACCTACAGAGACTGAAAGAGTGGGAACCTCCATCCATTAGACAACTTACTCCATCCATGAAATTCAGATTA CCGAGTGGAAGTGGACATTTTGGCAGGCGGCATAGCTGGCTGGACAATATACCTCCCTTCTCTGGTGCAAAGTCTATCACAAGTACATGCAAATACGTGGTACCAGCAAGTAGCAGAAGAGCTGGGGTACAGCCACAACTCTTACAGTGTCATAAGATCAAAGAGACTTGCAGTTGTTTTTTGTGcaatgaagatttattgaaattaCAG GCGTTGCTGTGTTACAGCGAAGCCTCAAGCATTATCTGTGATAAGGTGATGGCAAGTATCGAGAATCAACAGAAAGCGTTCTACTTTGACTCACTTGCTATTTTATGCCTGATGAGAACAAATTATGAACAGTCATTGACTCTAGTTGTGGATAAACATACTAACATTGCTGCAGACTTTGGTGCTTCTGTGATTAAAGATAATGCAAAGCAG TGGGAGTACTTGTTGAAGAGTTTGTTATCTGGAATTGGACAGAACAATGATGTGAAAAAGTGCCCTGACAGAAATGTTTCTGTAGGAGTCATTAAAG atgtTCTACGAGAAATGGCTCACCAGCTTAAACCAGAAGTGTTTATCAGTGTGCTACCTGGAAATGGAAACTTCTTTTTCTTCCTACCGTTTATACAACACTGTCTAGACACTCACAAGTCAAATATTCTCAAGGACAAAATACTCTCTCTCGGTGAAAACCTGACACAAAGTGTTAACTCACTTTAG
- the LOC123527818 gene encoding putative acyl-CoA synthetase YngI — MDTSGKSYFKVEGTPHGDGPHNIPDCIKRLAESHGENEAFVFADHGGGRQGVTFAEIYKKCVEVARSLIQLGVKKGELVAINVRSCPEWLYFAFGIMFAGAVPVSISFTYKDGSDLIALMEKLKTCCLLALDPGEDGWNWEIVKNLLDSYHPDGTASSRKLPSLRYIIGHEVVNTKQMHGVKTIQELIDGGKSTVTFPALDADDLAFLVQTSGSTGVPKLVAHTHRSIMSVLQLTSFGILDSSVVQYNDRPFTWIGGFPLSIMSGQKRVTVSGFSPKPKNRVACVIDIVQREKCTLLTALPPMLHELICTQNIPEDWPVKVVLTGGQPLTKGVARAIGKVAPSISPAYGGTEFLIASSAEINDQSAFQEFFSGKIAKIAGLEVKIVDENGDTVPVNTRGEVYIRSPGMFKEYYNDPDKTAAVLTDDGWYITDDIGMMTSDADLFVYGRKSNMIISGGMNVTPEILEHAIKTCPGVATVVVVPVPDEVYYQVLCACVIRRNGSNVTEEQLRRYCDEIHNDSPGMFTVLPKYYMFFEAFPETITGKTNRVELIKMATEAFRAT; from the exons ATGGATACTTCTGGTAAAAGTTACTTTAAAGTTGAAGGAACACCTCATGGTGATGGGCCGCATAACATTCCAGATTGTATAAAACGCCTAGCCGAGTCTCATGGTGAAAATGAAGCCTTTGTATTTGCAGATCACGGCGGTGGACGACAGGGTGTTACATTTGCAGAAATCTACAAGAAATGTGTCGAAGTGGCTCGGTCTTTAATACAGCTTGGCGTGAAGAAAGGTGAGCTTGTTGCGATCAATGTACGAAGCTGTCCGGAGTGGCTTTATTTTGCGTTTGGAATAATGTTTGCTGGGGCGGTACCAGTCAGTATCTCGTTCACGTACAAAGATGGCAGCGATTTGATAGCACTGATGGAAAAGCTCAAGACATGTTGTTTATTAGCGCTAGACCCCGGGGAAGATGGCTGGAACTGGGAAATAGTCAAAAATCTTCTGGATAGTTATCATCCAGATGGAACTGCGTCAAGCAGAAAGCTACCAAGTTTACGGTATATAATTGGACATGAAGTTGTGAACACAAAGCAAATGCATGGGGTAAAAACAATCCAAGAACTTATTGATGGAGGCAAATCTACGGTCACGTTTCCGGCTCTAGATGCAGACGACTTAGCATTTTTAGTACAAACGTCAGGAAGTACAGGTGTGCCTAAACTCGTTGCTCATactcacaggtccatcatgagtGTCCTTCAGCTTACCTCTTTTGGTATTCTGGATTCTTCAGTTGTACAGTACAACGATCGTCCGTTCACCTGGATAGGCGGGTTTCCTCTCTCCATAATGTCTGGGCAGAAACGAGTCACTGTTTCCGGATTTAGTCCTAAACCGAAAAATCGAGTAGCATGTGTGATTGACATTGTTCAAAGAGAGAAGTGTACATTACTCACTGCTTTACCACCAATGCTCCATGAGCTCATTTGTACACAG aatatacCGGAAGACTGGCCAGTGAAGGTTGTATTAACGGGGGGACAACCGCTTACCAAGGGTGTCGCACGAGCGATAGGTAAAGTCGCACCGTCCATTTCCCCAGCTTATGGTGGAACGGAATTCTTGATCGCAAGTTCTGCCGAGATAAATGATCAAAGTGCCTTCCAGGAATTCTTCAGtggtaaaattgcaaaaatcGCAGGTCTTGAAGTGAAGATTGTTGACGAAAATGGAGATACTGTTCCAGTCAATACACGAGGGGAAGTATACATCCGAAGTCCGGGCATGTTCAAGGAATATTACAACGATCCGGACAAAACTGCAGCTGTCTTGACCGATGACGGTTGGTATATAACGGACGACATTGGGATGATGACGTCAGACGCTGACCTCTTTGTCTATGGAAGAAAATCTAACATGATTATATCCGGCGGTATGAATGTTACTCCAGAAATTTTAGAGCACGCAATTAAAACATGCCCAGGTGTCGCTACCGTCGTCGTCGTTCCTGTACCTGATGAAGTATATTATCAGGTTTTATGCGCATGCGTTATTCGTCGAAACGGAAGTAATGTAACGGAAGAGCAGCTTCGCAGATATTGTGATGAAATTCATAACGACTCTCCGGGAATGTTCACCGTCTTGCCAAAATATTACATGTTCTTTGAAGCATTTCCTGAGACGATTACAGGGAAAACAAATAGGGTGGAACTGATTAAAATGGCAACAGAAGCTTTCCGTGCTACGTAG
- the LOC123527819 gene encoding BLOC-2 complex member HPS3-like isoform X2 gives MTSCQQTGNLGIVFSRHIKLYHLVEKTIPNSQTTFLDVILFLELQFQHSISHISLCEDFVACSSSQFVQVFQVNISNEDDDLKSLTKLTDPAKGAVSPNRTSRRISSALSSLNIQDKLSSPSANVSHVRSKVTSRELPRFSAVGERGSSTPSPALTINPKVSSCAIEDDTDFIHWTFSTGNSMTTETSQNQSETGTENTTIELKGLKNLGKELKPEPSLPEIKDLRGGNHLTTGKATLTQLMFQYLDKSDVSWIHLQLIPTYLIGKDDTLILSGSGVPLRSSRRSSLAGMSCLMSGSRAGFMFSLLPQPSLLSIYKYSSDAIQVQTNGKMLFVLVQNGLEVYTTRCLIAAVHNTEHFDYVRNACPQSDTDICMCGVQQFLGPREITLTNKHVVLFNKMDNAWNINLMEEPSTPELYQDLLRFGERYQQNAPHTYHHLLLECHMTLKSSLVGQTLSQSEVSVINDLLHESSALLGEYYASPDCMTWQLCLPYYNMSGLSLIDVVRQAVQLRQHNKQVSHYGEGLVQFLRYTLFLDEDPLDIKQGDGDLVLEVCHDCMVEKLADIILFSRLKTFSPKKALKLLKGSSKARSTIDSKSRTKERLAFVSLNLRLCEPDIAVSSLSSIDKSDLIETCIDNPQILHTSMTEFSPLSQLLRCNSPKTLISILVMLHDKGTMSMDLAIRLLQGRSGVLEIHKNTHIREYLEALVNDECRKFSFDEAVPLLCEIYLQRLKEWEPPSIRQLTPSMKFRLPSGSGHFGRRHSWLDNIPPFSGAKSITSTCKYVVPASSRRAGVQPQLLQCHKIKETCSCFLCNEDLLKLQALLCYSEASSIICDKVMASIENQQKAFYFDSLAILCLMRTNYEQSLTLVVDKHTNIAADFGASVIKDNAKQWEYLLKSLLSGIGQNNDVKKCPDRNVSVGVIKDVLREMAHQLKPEVFISVLPGNGNFFFFLPFIQHCLDTHKSNILKDKILSLGENLTQSVNSL, from the exons ATGACATCATGCCAGCAGACAGGAAACCTTGGTATTGTGTTTTCCAgacacataaaactttaccaTCTTGTGGAGAAGACTATACCAAACTCACAGACAACCTTCCTTGATGTTATATTGTTTCTGGAGTTACAATTCCAGCACAGTATCAGTCATATAAGTCTTTGTGAAGATTTTGTGGCATGCAGCTCTTCTCAATTTGTTCAG GTCTTTCaagtgaatatttcaaatgagGATGATGATTTGAAGTCATTGACAAAACTGACTGACCCGGCTAAGGGTGCTGTCAGTCCCAACAGAACTAGTCGAAGAATTTCCAGTGCTTTATCTAGTCTGAATATTCAGGATAAGTTAAG TTCTCCTTCTGCCAATGTGAGCCATGTTAGGTCAAAGGTTACATCAAGAGAGTTACCTAGATTCTCTGCAGTGGGTGAAAGAGGTTCTTCTACACCAAGTCCTGCCTTAACCATTAATCCAAAG GTTTCAAGTTGTGCAATAGAAGATGATACAGACTTTATACATTGGACATTTTCCACTGGCAATTCCATGACAACAGAAACCAGTCAAAACCAGTCAGAGACTGGTACAGAGAATACAACAATAGAACTCAAAGGACTGAAAAATTTAGGAAAAGAATTGAAACCAGAACCTAGTCTACCTGAAATAAAAGACCTCAGAG GGGGAAATCATTTGACAACAGGGAAGGCAACTCTTACACAGCTGATGTTTCAGTATCTTGATAAGAGTGATGTGTCCTGGATTCACCTACAGCTTATTCCAACATACTTGATTG GTAAAGATGATACATTGATACTGTCAGGAAGTGGTGTCCCACTTCGCTCCTCGAGAAGATCGAGTCTGGCTGGGATGTCGTGTTTGATGAGTGGAAGCAGAGCTGGCTTTATGTTCTCTCTGCTACCTCAACCATCCTTACTGTCCATATACAAATACTCTTCTGATGCCATTCAG GTTCAGACTAATGGCAAGATGCTGTTTGTTCTTGTACAAAATGGTTTAGAAGTTTACACTACAAGGTGTCTCATAGCAGCTGTACACAACACAGAACATTTTGATTATGTCAGAAAT gCATGTCCTCAATCAGATACAGATATCTGTATGTGTGGTGTACAGCAGTTTTTGGGACCAAGGGAGATCACTCTTACAAACAAACATGTAGTACTCTTCAATAAAAT GGATAACGCGTGGAATATCAACTTGATGGAAGAGCCAAGTACTCCAGAGCTTTATCAAGATTTG CTGAGATTTGGTGAAAGATATCAACAAAATGCTCCCCATACATACCATCATCTGTTGTTAGAATGTCACATGACCCTGAAGTCAAGTTTGGTTGGTCAGACACTCAGCCAATCAGAAGTGTCAGTCATCAATGACCTGCTGCATGAGTCATCTGCTTTACTCGGAGAGTATTATGCATC aCCAGATTGTATGACCTGGCAGCTGTGTCTTCCTTACTATAACATGTCAGGTTTGAGCCTGATAGATGTTGTGAGACAGGCTGTTCAGCTTAGGCAGCATAACAAACAG GTATCACATTATGGAGAAGGACTGGTCCAGTTCCTCAGATACACACTCTTTCTGGATGAAGATCCTCTCGATATAAAACAG GGAGATGGTGATTTAGTGCTGGAAGTGTGTCATGATTGCATGGTAGAGAAACTGGCAGACATTATCTTATTCTCAAGACTGAAAACATTCTCACCAAAGAAGGCACTGAAATTACTGAAGGGCAGTAGTAAAGCCAGGTCTACAATCGATTCTAAATCAAG GACTAAGGAGAGGCTTGCatttgtttcattaaatttgCGATTGTGTGAGCCcgatattgccgtgtcatctttATCCAGCATTGATAAG AGTGATCTCATAGAGACATGCATAGACAACCCTCAGATTTTACATACATCCATGACAGAGTTTTCTCCCCTTTCTCAG TTACTGAGATGTAATTCTCCGAAGACTCTCATCAGTATTCTGGTGATGTTACATGACAAAGGTACCATGTCGATGGATCTAGCTATTAGATTGCTTCAg GGCAGATCAGGAGTTCTTGAGATTCATAAAAATACTCATATAAGAGAATATCTGGAGGCACTTGTTAATG ATGAGTGTAGAAAGTTCAGTTTTGATGAGGCTGTA CCATTACTGTGTGAGATATACCTACAGAGACTGAAAGAGTGGGAACCTCCATCCATTAGACAACTTACTCCATCCATGAAATTCAGATTA CCGAGTGGAAGTGGACATTTTGGCAGGCGGCATAGCTGGCTGGACAATATACCTCCCTTCTCTGGTGCAAAGTCTATCACAAGTACATGCAAATACGTGGTACCAGCAAGTAGCAGAAGAGCTGGGGTACAGCCACAACTCTTACAGTGTCATAAGATCAAAGAGACTTGCAGTTGTTTTTTGTGcaatgaagatttattgaaattaCAG GCGTTGCTGTGTTACAGCGAAGCCTCAAGCATTATCTGTGATAAGGTGATGGCAAGTATCGAGAATCAACAGAAAGCGTTCTACTTTGACTCACTTGCTATTTTATGCCTGATGAGAACAAATTATGAACAGTCATTGACTCTAGTTGTGGATAAACATACTAACATTGCTGCAGACTTTGGTGCTTCTGTGATTAAAGATAATGCAAAGCAG TGGGAGTACTTGTTGAAGAGTTTGTTATCTGGAATTGGACAGAACAATGATGTGAAAAAGTGCCCTGACAGAAATGTTTCTGTAGGAGTCATTAAAG atgtTCTACGAGAAATGGCTCACCAGCTTAAACCAGAAGTGTTTATCAGTGTGCTACCTGGAAATGGAAACTTCTTTTTCTTCCTACCGTTTATACAACACTGTCTAGACACTCACAAGTCAAATATTCTCAAGGACAAAATACTCTCTCTCGGTGAAAACCTGACACAAAGTGTTAACTCACTTTAG
- the LOC123526155 gene encoding acetylcholinesterase-like, translated as MRVVLPVLFTLTYIRCACGNDVTISAPAGEIRGSSVLISFAGKPYRAMSFYGVPYAQPSDNFSRFSKPVRTPRFSETFDATKPRSACPQNVKWAPGLESLPVSEDCLSLDIFVPHYNHVTKPKAVMIFVHGGWFQYGYKDVYKSEVFAAVNDVIYVTINYRLSAYGFLASKKFGLKGNYGLWDQHMAIQWVHDNIAAFGGDPGRVTLFGESAGAVSVMYQALYEGNKGMVHRVIAQSGSVGSYWTYSENPDVAFEDLITRSDCKMNTLMEILKCLRAMNISDLQDMFSYETLFLPVTDGDFVKYNPFSLFKNLTKESAEALHAFADIDVIMGMNSDEGLLDLEVLSKLLGNSIEELSDGMTSEEFRSYTKRQLNYVNFTYDVNIINSLIHQYTDWTNPNDSISRRSSFLDLLKDISYTPSVVQAANAHTTFWGKGSMYMYQFEHRPSFSISPLWIKGANHAEEIPFVLAFPTDVIITLGIKSAEELRVSDDEILLSRNMMKFWTQFAKTGNPNDVRDIHPGMWPEYTYDTQSYIVLNTDGKPYTTGSHFRLEFVNYWTNVFPGLQEVLTKAKIVCNKNSAALFGSSWTLCFSFYVLLLINS; from the exons ATGCGAGTTGTGCTACCTGTGCTATTTACATTAACGTATATACGCTGCGCCTGCGGTAATGATGTTACCATATCAGCACCAGCGGGAGAAATCAGAGGATCATCTGTGCTTATATCGTTTGCTGGCAAGCCGTACAGAGCCATGAGCTTCTATGGGGTTCCTTATGCCCAACCATCAGATAACTTTAGTAGATTCTCAAAGCCAGTTAGAACTCCTCGGTTCAGTGAAACTTTTGACGCAACAAAACCAAGGTCAGCATGTCCACAGAACGTGAAATGGGCACCAGGTCTTGAGTCATTACCAGTCAGTGAGGATTGTTTGAGTTTAGATATTTTTGTACCACACTATAACCATGTGACAAAACCGAAAGCTGTAATGATATTTGTTCACGGTGGATGGTTTCAGTACGGATATAAAGACGTTTATAAATCTGAAGTCTTTGCCGCAGTTAACGACGTCATTTATGTAACTATTAACTACAGGCTTTCAGCGTATGGCTTTCTAGCGAGTAAAAAGTTCGGACTGAAAGGGAACTATGGGTTATGGGACCAACATATGGCAATTCAATGGGTGCACGATAATATAGCAGCTTTTGGTGGTGACCCCGGAAGGGTAACATTATTCGGAGAGTCCGCTGGTGCAGTTTCTGTGATGTATCAAGCTCTGTATGAAGGGAATAAAGGTATGGTACATCGTGTGATAGCACAAAGTGGCTCTGTTGGGTCTTACTGGACTTACAGTGAAAATCCAGATGTCGCTTTTGAGGATCTTATTACTAGAAGTGATTGCAAAATGAACACATTAATGGAAATACTGAAATGCCTTCGAGCTATGAATATTTCAGATCTACAAGACATGTTTTCATATGAGACCCTATTTTTACCTGTTACCGATGGTGACTTTGTAAAATACAACCCATTCAGTTTATTCAAAAACCTCACCAAAGAATCTGCAGAGGCTTTGCATGCTTTTGCTGATATTGACGTTATCATGGGTATGAACAGTGACGAGGGACTTCTTGACTTGGAGGTTCTATCAAAACTATTAGGAAACAGTATTGAAGAGCTTTCAGATGGTATGACATCAGAAGAGTTCCGAAGTTACACAAAAAGACAGCTAAACTATGTTAACTTCACTTATGATGTAAATATCATTAATTCCCTTATACATCAATACACTGACTGGACTAATCCAAATGATTCTATTTCTCGGCGGTCCTCATTCTTGGACCTTCTAAAAGATATAAGTTACACCCCGTCGGTAGTTCAAGCCGCAAATGCTCACACTACGTTTTGGGGCAAAGGTAGCATGTACATGTACCAGTTTGAACACAGGCCTAGCTTCTCCATATCTCCGTTATGGATCAAAGGGGCAAACCATGCGGAAGAGATACCGTTCGTTCTTGCGTTCCCTACTGATGTCATAATTACACTGGGTATAAAATCAGCAGAAGAGCTACGTGTGTCTGATGATGAAATATTACTATCAAGAAACATGATGAAATTTTGGACACAGTTTGCCAAGACAGG CAATCCGAATGACGTTAGAGATATACATCCTGGTATGTGGCCTGAATATACTTATGATACACAGTCGTACATTGTGCTCAACACGGACGGGAAACCATACACTACAGGGTCTCACTTCCGGCTTGAATTTGTGAACTATTGGACAAACGTATTTCCAGGACTTCAAGAAGTACTGACTAAAGCAAAAATTGTATGCAACAAGAATTCAGCAGCTTTGTTTGGTTCTTCTTGGacactttgtttttctttttatgttcttCTTTTGATCAATTCTTAG